From a single Paenibacillus sp. FSL R5-0345 genomic region:
- a CDS encoding oligosaccharide flippase family protein: MFTKSKDNSSAAVKTMFVSVMILLINMLTGVLTARYLGPTGRGEQTAMINWSQFLAFSMSFGIPSALIYNAKKNPDDAGVLYRMALLLGIIFGVIAMIIGIVVLPYWLKSFSPEVVTFAQWSMILCPIIVISQINNAAFQFRGEYKRFNWIRYLVPLLTLIMIGILIALDQMNPFTTAVAYLLPGAPLFIGMTISLLRTYKVKMRGAFQNLKRLFTYGLGSYGNDLLGNFSTYIDQIVIAGLLRPADLGLYVVAVSLSRMVNFFSSSITVVLFPKASELSKEQAVELTFKAFRISTTFTMFGGVVLMLLAPLVIPLMYGKDFNAALTVFRLLLLEVTISGGTIILAQAFMALGKPKIVSMLQGFGLLLVIPMLFLLIPKFGLLGAGIAMLSSSILRFFFIVLNIKYTLKVKLPRLLITREDIQWMKTTMNSYIRKKPMDMNG; the protein is encoded by the coding sequence ACTATGTTTGTCAGTGTCATGATCCTACTGATTAACATGTTAACGGGTGTACTGACCGCCCGTTATCTTGGGCCGACAGGGCGTGGGGAACAGACGGCAATGATTAACTGGTCACAGTTTCTGGCGTTTAGCATGAGCTTTGGGATTCCGTCAGCTCTGATCTATAACGCTAAGAAAAACCCGGATGATGCCGGAGTGCTTTATCGTATGGCATTGCTGCTTGGTATCATTTTTGGGGTCATAGCGATGATTATTGGTATCGTGGTCTTGCCTTACTGGCTGAAATCCTTCAGTCCGGAGGTCGTGACCTTTGCTCAGTGGTCTATGATTCTGTGTCCGATTATAGTGATCTCTCAAATTAACAATGCAGCTTTTCAATTCAGAGGAGAATACAAGAGGTTTAATTGGATTCGCTATCTAGTCCCATTGCTTACACTGATAATGATTGGGATATTGATCGCGCTGGATCAGATGAATCCTTTTACAACTGCAGTTGCCTATCTCCTTCCGGGAGCGCCACTGTTTATCGGAATGACGATTTCCTTGCTTCGCACCTATAAGGTGAAGATGAGAGGGGCCTTTCAGAATTTAAAAAGATTATTCACTTACGGGCTGGGTTCTTACGGCAATGACTTGCTTGGTAATTTCTCTACCTATATCGATCAGATCGTAATTGCCGGTTTGTTACGACCTGCTGATCTGGGGCTGTATGTAGTGGCTGTGAGTCTATCGCGAATGGTTAATTTTTTCTCAAGCTCGATTACGGTCGTGTTGTTTCCTAAGGCTTCTGAGCTGTCAAAAGAACAGGCAGTTGAGTTAACATTCAAAGCCTTCCGAATAAGTACGACCTTCACCATGTTTGGCGGAGTAGTCCTGATGCTCTTAGCCCCTTTAGTGATTCCGCTGATGTACGGCAAAGACTTCAATGCAGCATTAACCGTGTTTCGCTTGTTGCTCCTTGAAGTGACCATTAGCGGAGGGACGATCATTCTGGCGCAGGCCTTTATGGCGCTAGGCAAGCCGAAAATTGTTTCGATGCTTCAAGGTTTCGGCTTACTCTTGGTTATCCCAATGTTGTTCCTGCTCATCCCTAAATTTGGCTTACTCGGAGCAGGGATAGCGATGTTGTCATCATCAATCCTGCGATTCTTCTTCATTGTTCTCAATATAAAGTACACCTTAAAAGTTAAACTTCCACGGTTACTCATTACCCGGGAGGACATCCAGTGGATGAAGACGACGATGAATTCTTACATTCGCAAGAAACCGATGGATATGAATGGATAA
- a CDS encoding glycosyltransferase family 4 protein produces the protein MPYSDGLNIMTTGLSWPSLQPGGLNTYFKSVCEQLSSRNRVHALICSQETPATPEELIIHNAGDPKDGIWKRKDAFQRKAADLMGEGSGRIDILYTHFAPYGIGPALEAKKRGIPVVMTFHGPWNEEMKIEGQGIKHRVKTTIAKSIEHRAYKLADKFIVLSETFRDILHKLYGVPLHKIIVIPGAANVERFIPATNRLAIRRSLNLPEGATTVLTVRRLVNRMGLLQLLEAWKQVAERFPNAMLLIGGKGPLRGELEEKIADYGLSNKVRLLGYIPDHELASYYQAADMFVVPSQALEGFGLITVEALSSGLPVMATPIGGNKEILQGFRPELLFKSPSSDHMAEGMIHMLSNRKLLPSRDECREHVLERYTWEHVTDQVESVFLQALGEEVTT, from the coding sequence ATGCCGTACAGTGACGGATTGAACATTATGACGACTGGTCTTAGCTGGCCGTCGCTACAGCCGGGTGGGCTTAACACGTATTTCAAATCCGTTTGCGAGCAACTCTCCTCACGTAATCGGGTGCATGCGTTGATTTGCAGTCAAGAAACGCCTGCTACACCCGAGGAATTGATTATTCACAATGCCGGAGATCCAAAGGATGGGATCTGGAAACGTAAGGATGCTTTCCAGCGTAAAGCGGCTGATCTGATGGGAGAGGGCAGTGGTCGTATAGATATTTTATACACTCACTTCGCTCCTTACGGTATTGGTCCAGCGCTGGAAGCAAAAAAACGTGGGATTCCTGTAGTGATGACTTTTCATGGTCCTTGGAATGAAGAAATGAAAATTGAAGGCCAAGGCATTAAGCACCGGGTCAAGACAACTATCGCCAAATCCATTGAACATAGAGCTTATAAGCTAGCGGATAAGTTCATCGTGCTTAGTGAGACGTTCCGCGATATTCTCCATAAGCTGTACGGAGTGCCTCTACACAAAATTATAGTGATACCAGGAGCAGCTAATGTGGAACGTTTTATTCCCGCTACGAATCGATTGGCGATTCGCCGAAGCTTAAATTTACCTGAGGGAGCAACAACCGTGCTGACTGTCCGGCGGTTGGTCAATCGGATGGGACTACTCCAGCTGCTTGAAGCTTGGAAGCAAGTTGCGGAGCGTTTCCCGAATGCGATGCTGCTGATTGGTGGCAAAGGGCCGCTGCGGGGGGAACTTGAAGAAAAGATCGCCGACTATGGCTTAAGCAACAAGGTAAGACTGCTAGGCTACATTCCCGATCATGAACTAGCCTCTTATTATCAGGCAGCGGACATGTTCGTGGTTCCCTCACAGGCATTGGAGGGCTTTGGTTTGATTACCGTTGAAGCCTTATCTTCAGGATTGCCAGTGATGGCTACACCGATTGGCGGCAATAAGGAAATCCTGCAAGGCTTCCGGCCGGAATTGCTATTTAAGAGTCCGAGTAGTGACCACATGGCCGAAGGCATGATCCATATGCTTAGCAATCGAAAGCTGCTTCCGAGCCGGGATGAATGTAGAGAACATGTACTGGAGAGATATACCTGGGAGCATGTTACGGATCAAGTAGAATCCGTGTTCCTACAA
- a CDS encoding glycosyltransferase family 2 protein — translation MDSVKSVVGGQGDYPISAVIIAQDDEVRISKAIQSCRLFADEVVVIDGGSKDGTVQLSESLNCRVYVNPWPGYAKQREFGVERAVHDWVFLIDTDEVVSDELAASILELKPGLIDQSVAYSIYRIGDFMGRWLDRGEYLVRLYNRKAYGIRNSLVHEMPEVSEERTIRLTGTLWHYGYRSINDHVARFNKYTDLEAESAYAKGKRFRVSHLLVRPPARFLQKYFLHGLFKKGMSGFGVSVFWVMYEFMVGFKLYELIRSGKLTQHNAKKSQIEKENKGERSYAVQ, via the coding sequence ATGGATTCAGTAAAAAGCGTGGTAGGCGGCCAAGGCGATTATCCAATATCGGCTGTCATTATCGCTCAGGATGACGAAGTTCGAATATCTAAAGCCATACAATCCTGCAGGTTATTCGCCGACGAAGTGGTTGTGATTGACGGAGGCAGCAAGGACGGGACAGTACAGCTTTCCGAAAGCTTAAATTGTCGAGTATATGTCAACCCATGGCCCGGATATGCGAAACAGAGGGAGTTCGGAGTAGAACGCGCGGTTCATGATTGGGTCTTCCTTATTGATACTGACGAAGTGGTGAGCGACGAGTTGGCCGCAAGTATTCTTGAACTGAAACCGGGGCTTATCGATCAATCGGTTGCCTATTCTATCTATCGGATCGGCGACTTTATGGGCAGATGGCTGGATCGTGGCGAATATCTAGTGCGCCTTTACAACCGTAAAGCTTATGGCATTCGAAACAGCTTGGTGCACGAAATGCCCGAGGTTTCTGAAGAGCGAACTATACGTTTGACAGGAACGCTCTGGCATTATGGGTACCGCAGTATTAACGATCATGTGGCACGCTTCAATAAGTACACTGACTTGGAAGCTGAAAGTGCGTATGCCAAGGGCAAACGATTTCGGGTCAGTCATCTGCTGGTAAGACCGCCAGCCCGGTTCCTGCAAAAGTATTTCTTACACGGGTTGTTCAAGAAGGGAATGTCAGGTTTCGGTGTATCCGTATTCTGGGTCATGTATGAATTCATGGTCGGCTTCAAGCTTTACGAATTAATTAGATCGGGAAAGCTGACTCAGCACAATGCGAAGAAGAGTCAGATTGAGAAGGAGAATAAAGGAGAGAGAAGCTATGCCGTACAGTGA